A genomic segment from Streptomyces sp. NBC_00654 encodes:
- a CDS encoding urease subunit alpha yields MAQMTRAAYAALYGPTTGDRVRLADTDLWIEVEEDRCFGGDEAVFGGGKSIRESMAQATTSRADGALDLVITNVVVLDHWGIVKTDIGIRDGRIVALGRSGNPDMSDGVHPDLVIGPGTDVVSGEGRILTAGAVDTHVHFLMPETLHEALATGTTTVIGGGTGATEASKATTVTPGAWNLAMMHRSLDSVPLNIMLFGKGSTVGEEALREAALGGAGGYKVHEDWGATPAAIDAALKAADAYGLQVALHADSLNEAGYVEGTLDAIAGRGIHVFHAEGAGGGHAPDIITVASHPHVLPASTNPTLPHTVNTVAEHLDMLMVCHHLNPRVPEDLAFAESRIRATTIAAEDVLHDIGALSITSSDAQAMGRIGEVVCRTWQVAHVMKRRFGDRGSELPADNERARRYVAKYTICPAVAHGIDHVVGSVEPGKLADLVLWDPAFFGIRPAAVIKGGMVVYAPLGDANAAIPTTQPVLLRPTAAAGAAPHLSVSFVAPAALEDGLAERLGLRRELVAVRPTRHLTKADLPNNTALPAIDVDPETFAIRIDGELVEPAPAAELPLAQRYSMF; encoded by the coding sequence ATGGCACAGATGACCCGCGCCGCCTACGCGGCGCTCTACGGACCCACCACCGGCGACCGCGTCCGCCTCGCCGACACCGATCTGTGGATCGAGGTGGAGGAGGACCGCTGCTTCGGCGGCGACGAGGCCGTGTTCGGCGGCGGCAAGTCCATCCGCGAGTCGATGGCCCAGGCCACCACGTCACGCGCCGACGGCGCCCTCGACCTCGTCATCACCAATGTCGTCGTCCTCGACCACTGGGGCATCGTCAAGACCGACATCGGCATCCGGGACGGCCGGATCGTCGCCCTGGGCCGTTCCGGCAACCCCGACATGAGCGACGGCGTCCACCCCGACCTGGTCATCGGCCCCGGCACCGATGTCGTCTCCGGCGAGGGCCGCATCCTGACGGCCGGGGCCGTCGACACCCACGTCCACTTCCTGATGCCGGAGACCCTCCACGAGGCGCTCGCCACCGGCACCACCACCGTGATCGGCGGCGGCACCGGGGCCACCGAGGCGTCCAAGGCCACCACCGTCACCCCCGGTGCCTGGAACCTCGCGATGATGCACCGGTCCCTGGACAGCGTCCCGCTCAACATCATGCTGTTCGGCAAGGGCTCCACCGTCGGCGAGGAAGCCCTGCGCGAGGCGGCGCTCGGCGGCGCCGGAGGCTACAAGGTCCACGAGGACTGGGGCGCCACCCCCGCCGCGATCGACGCCGCGCTGAAGGCCGCCGACGCCTACGGCCTCCAGGTCGCGCTGCACGCCGACAGCCTCAACGAGGCCGGCTACGTGGAGGGGACCCTCGACGCGATCGCCGGACGCGGCATCCACGTCTTCCACGCCGAAGGCGCGGGCGGCGGCCACGCACCCGACATCATCACCGTCGCCTCGCACCCCCATGTGCTGCCCGCGTCCACCAACCCCACGCTCCCGCACACCGTCAACACCGTCGCCGAACACCTCGACATGCTGATGGTCTGTCACCACCTCAACCCGCGCGTACCCGAGGACCTGGCCTTCGCCGAGTCCCGCATCCGCGCCACCACCATCGCCGCCGAGGACGTCCTGCACGACATCGGCGCCCTCTCCATCACCTCCTCCGACGCCCAGGCCATGGGCCGGATCGGTGAGGTCGTCTGCCGCACCTGGCAGGTCGCCCATGTGATGAAGCGGCGCTTCGGCGACCGGGGCTCCGAACTCCCCGCCGACAACGAGCGGGCCCGCCGCTATGTCGCCAAGTACACGATCTGCCCCGCCGTGGCCCATGGCATCGACCATGTCGTCGGCTCCGTCGAACCCGGCAAGCTGGCCGACCTCGTGCTCTGGGACCCCGCCTTCTTCGGCATCCGCCCGGCAGCGGTGATCAAGGGCGGCATGGTGGTGTACGCCCCGCTCGGCGATGCCAACGCGGCCATCCCCACCACCCAGCCGGTGCTGCTCCGCCCCACCGCGGCGGCCGGTGCCGCCCCCCATCTGTCCGTCAGCTTCGTCGCGCCCGCCGCGCTGGAGGACGGACTCGCCGAACGCCTCGGCCTGCGACGGGAACTCGTCGCCGTACGGCCCACCCGCCACCTCACCAAGGCGGACCTGCCGAACAACACCGCGCTCCCGGCGATCGACGTGGACCCCGAGACCTTCGCCATCCGTATCGACGGGGAACTCGTCGAGCCCGCCCCCGCCGCCGAACTGCCGCTGGCCCAGCGGTACAGCATGTTCTGA
- a CDS encoding urease accessory protein UreF, giving the protein MGVLAPLLLADGRLPVGAYTYSAGLEPAVAAGLTRDRIPALLRARLHTTAVTEAAAAVLALRAAGQDPVDYGPVQHALAARTPAAPLREASATLGRGVHRLARRLAPDHPAVNALAALHPRPLRPVTLGALAAVVGATEAELAHAVVYDELQTITSAALKLLPGDPLDSVAWILAAEPDAAAAVTAALAVRTPGELPARTALLTEQWALEHERRERRLFLA; this is encoded by the coding sequence ATGGGGGTGCTCGCCCCGCTCCTGCTGGCCGACGGGCGCCTCCCGGTCGGCGCGTACACCTACAGCGCGGGCCTCGAACCGGCCGTCGCGGCGGGACTCACCCGCGACCGTATCCCCGCACTCCTGCGGGCCCGGCTGCACACCACCGCCGTCACCGAAGCGGCCGCCGCCGTCCTCGCCCTGCGCGCCGCGGGACAGGACCCGGTGGACTACGGCCCCGTACAGCACGCCCTCGCGGCCCGGACCCCGGCCGCCCCGCTGCGCGAGGCCTCCGCCACGCTCGGCCGGGGCGTGCACCGCCTGGCCCGCCGCCTCGCCCCGGACCACCCGGCGGTCAACGCCCTGGCCGCGCTCCACCCGCGCCCGCTGCGGCCCGTCACGCTCGGCGCGCTCGCCGCCGTCGTCGGGGCGACCGAGGCCGAACTGGCCCACGCGGTCGTCTACGACGAACTCCAGACCATCACCTCCGCCGCGCTCAAACTGCTGCCCGGCGACCCGCTCGACTCGGTGGCCTGGATCCTCGCCGCCGAGCCGGACGCCGCAGCGGCGGTGACCGCGGCCCTCGCCGTACGGACCCCGGGCGAACTGCCCGCCCGCACGGCCCTGCTCACCGAACAGTGGGCACTCGAACACGAACGACGCGAACGGAGACTCTTCCTTGCCTGA
- the ureG gene encoding urease accessory protein UreG, protein MNQPRALRLGVAGPVGTGKSSILATLCRELAGELAMAVVTNDIYTDEDARFLRSAGVLPTERIRAVETGACPHTAIRDDVSANLDAVEDLEEAYGPLDLVLVESGGDNLTATFSPALADAQLFCIDVAGGGDVARKGGPGITGADLLIINKTDLAPYVEVDVAAMVADAEAARDGLPVLALSKKDPVSVAELADWVRALLVRHRSGTHIPTDPGPMAPHSHAHP, encoded by the coding sequence CTGAACCAGCCCCGGGCCCTGCGGCTCGGCGTCGCGGGCCCGGTCGGCACCGGAAAGAGCTCGATCCTGGCCACCCTCTGCCGCGAGCTCGCCGGGGAACTGGCCATGGCCGTCGTCACCAACGACATCTACACCGACGAGGACGCCCGCTTCCTCCGCTCGGCGGGGGTCCTGCCCACCGAACGCATCCGCGCCGTCGAGACCGGAGCGTGCCCGCACACCGCCATCCGCGACGACGTCAGCGCCAACCTCGACGCCGTCGAGGACCTGGAGGAGGCGTACGGGCCGCTCGACCTGGTCCTCGTCGAGAGCGGCGGCGACAACCTGACCGCCACCTTCAGCCCCGCCCTCGCCGACGCGCAGCTCTTCTGCATCGATGTCGCGGGCGGCGGCGACGTGGCACGCAAGGGCGGCCCCGGCATCACCGGCGCGGACCTCCTGATCATCAACAAGACCGACCTCGCGCCGTACGTGGAGGTCGATGTGGCGGCTATGGTCGCCGACGCCGAAGCGGCCCGCGACGGCCTCCCGGTGCTGGCACTGTCCAAGAAGGACCCGGTCTCGGTCGCCGAACTAGCGGACTGGGTACGGGCGTTGCTCGTCCGCCACCGTTCCGGCACCCATATCCCCACCGACCCGGGCCCGATGGCGCCGCACAGCCACGCGCACCCGTGA
- a CDS encoding urease accessory protein UreD, with translation MSERAGGAAEPTVLTVERDGTGRHLARDLTPGAFLAPRPLLPDPDALHIALVGTRAGLLAGDDLVLRVRVGPGARLRLVEPSGLVAYDHRGGTSTWRARIEIAEGGELHWDAKPFVISAGADVERHMVVDMAAGARMLWRETLVLGRSGERGGRLRARTHATYDGRELLVEDLDLGDAEIRELPGILGPNRVIGSVTALGTVPAAPPHPYGTRLAGPGAQVRLLDTVAPEMEADLADVWETWRTAPAADAPGRGDRGSGTGGAA, from the coding sequence GTGAGCGAGCGGGCGGGGGGCGCCGCCGAACCGACGGTGCTCACCGTCGAGCGCGACGGGACGGGCCGCCACCTCGCCCGGGACCTGACGCCCGGCGCCTTCCTGGCCCCCCGCCCCCTCCTCCCGGACCCGGACGCCCTGCACATCGCCCTCGTCGGCACCCGGGCCGGGCTCCTCGCGGGCGACGACCTGGTCCTCCGCGTCAGGGTCGGACCGGGAGCACGGCTGCGCCTGGTCGAACCGTCCGGCCTGGTCGCGTACGACCACCGCGGCGGTACCTCGACCTGGCGGGCCCGGATCGAGATCGCGGAGGGCGGCGAACTCCACTGGGACGCGAAGCCGTTCGTGATCTCGGCCGGAGCGGACGTGGAGCGCCACATGGTGGTGGACATGGCCGCGGGTGCCCGGATGCTCTGGCGCGAGACCCTGGTCCTGGGCCGCAGCGGCGAACGCGGCGGGCGCCTGCGGGCGCGGACCCACGCCACGTACGACGGCCGGGAGCTGCTGGTCGAGGACCTGGACCTCGGGGACGCGGAGATCCGTGAACTGCCCGGCATCCTCGGCCCGAACCGTGTCATCGGCTCCGTCACCGCGCTCGGCACGGTCCCCGCGGCCCCGCCGCACCCCTACGGCACCCGCCTGGCGGGCCCCGGAGCACAGGTGCGGCTGCTGGACACGGTGGCCCCGGAGATGGAGGCCGATCTGGCGGACGTCTGGGAGACCTGGCGGACGGCACCGGCGGCCGACGCGCCGGGCCGCGGCGACCGCGGAAGCGGAACCGGGGGTGCCGCCTGA
- a CDS encoding MFS transporter, protein MSSPTPSPYPSTPPSASPSYAAVLRTRHAPSTFGAALLGRLSYGLLPLSLLLAVKDTTGSYSVAGVVMALFGAASVLLSPVRAALIDRYGPRRSLPLMAGAYAAMLAVLAQTTWQPGAPGIRLGALALAAGVCTPPLGPVMRSVWSGLVPDRALLRRAYSLDAVAEELLLVTGPLLVGLLIEYARPAAGLAIGAGLVLAGSLALAYSPAVRGIGERPSGPASAPGGSGGDRSGGRTQLLRRTAGLRHAVLVMAGVGLCVGGLDLLVVAFAEQRHQGSAVAWVLAALSAGSAVGGLVNGAVPWRVPTRVRLGAFAGALGLALFAAGFSPDVPVLMVMIALAGLFVAPVLTTAYLLADESVAPGGRTQAGAWVNTALNAGISAGTAGAGLLAGRLPLAVCFTVAALPALLGAAVAVRRTPAGGPAEPDEPNEPDEPNEPKQPA, encoded by the coding sequence ATGTCTTCACCGACACCTTCGCCGTACCCTTCCACGCCCCCGTCCGCCTCCCCCTCGTACGCGGCCGTCCTGCGCACGCGCCACGCTCCGAGCACCTTCGGCGCCGCGCTGCTGGGGCGGCTCAGCTACGGGCTGCTACCCCTCTCCCTGCTGCTGGCGGTCAAGGACACCACCGGCTCCTACTCCGTGGCGGGGGTGGTCATGGCCCTGTTCGGAGCGGCGAGCGTGCTGCTCTCCCCCGTCCGCGCCGCGCTCATCGACCGGTACGGACCACGCCGCTCACTGCCGTTGATGGCCGGCGCGTACGCGGCGATGCTGGCGGTGCTGGCCCAGACCACCTGGCAGCCCGGCGCGCCGGGAATCCGGCTGGGCGCGCTGGCACTGGCCGCGGGGGTCTGCACACCGCCGCTCGGGCCCGTCATGCGGAGCGTGTGGAGCGGCCTCGTACCGGATCGCGCGCTGCTGCGGCGGGCCTACAGCCTGGACGCCGTGGCCGAGGAACTGCTGCTCGTCACCGGGCCGCTGCTGGTCGGGCTGCTGATCGAGTACGCCCGGCCCGCGGCGGGTCTGGCCATCGGCGCCGGGCTCGTACTGGCCGGCTCGCTCGCGCTGGCGTACTCCCCCGCCGTCCGGGGCATCGGGGAGCGCCCGTCCGGTCCGGCGTCCGCGCCCGGCGGGTCCGGCGGCGACAGGTCCGGCGGGCGGACACAGCTCCTGCGCCGCACGGCCGGGCTGCGGCACGCCGTTCTGGTGATGGCCGGTGTGGGGCTGTGCGTCGGAGGGCTGGATCTGCTGGTGGTGGCCTTCGCCGAGCAGCGCCACCAGGGCTCGGCGGTGGCATGGGTGCTGGCCGCCCTCTCGGCGGGCAGCGCGGTCGGCGGTCTCGTCAACGGCGCCGTCCCCTGGCGGGTCCCCACCCGGGTGCGGCTGGGGGCGTTCGCCGGTGCGCTGGGGCTGGCCCTGTTCGCCGCGGGCTTCTCGCCGGACGTTCCGGTGCTGATGGTCATGATCGCGCTGGCCGGGCTGTTCGTGGCCCCGGTCCTCACCACGGCCTATCTGCTCGCCGACGAGTCCGTCGCGCCCGGTGGCCGTACCCAGGCCGGAGCCTGGGTCAACACGGCGCTCAACGCGGGGATCTCGGCGGGCACGGCCGGGGCGGGGCTGCTGGCGGGCCGCCTGCCCCTGGCCGTGTGCTTCACCGTCGCGGCCCTCCCCGCGCTGCTCGGTGCGGCGGTGGCGGTCCGCCGGACTCCGGCCGGCGGACCGGCGGAGCCGGACGAGCCGAACGAGCCGGACGAGCCGAACGAGCCGAAGCAGCCGGCCTAA
- a CDS encoding zinc-binding dehydrogenase, whose protein sequence is MKTRAVVLRGTSTSRPYSATRPVEVEELTLGAPREGEVLVRIAAASLCHSDLSVVNGDRVRPLPMALGHEAVGVVQEAGPGVRRFSPGDHVALVFVPSCGFCADCAAGRPALCAQAAAANGSGGLLHGPSLLTDAAGRTVHHQLGVSAFSEHAVLAQESLVPIPKDVPFAVASMFGCAVLTGAGAVINTAALRPGQSAVVYGLGGVGLSAVLGARAAGAYPVVAVDPVAEKRELALRLGATHAYAPEEAMAAVRELTGGGAELAVEAVGSPRVMADALAAVARGGRVVSVGLPAPDRVLEVPALAFAGEGKSLLGSYMGDAVPRRDIPRFLDLWRAGLMPVELMHTGTLPLTGINDAMEELASGRAIRQVIDTSGLLGS, encoded by the coding sequence ATGAAGACCCGTGCGGTGGTGCTGCGCGGGACGTCGACGTCCCGCCCCTACTCGGCGACCCGTCCGGTCGAGGTGGAGGAGCTGACCCTGGGCGCGCCGCGCGAGGGGGAGGTGCTGGTCCGTATCGCGGCCGCGTCCCTGTGCCACTCCGACCTCTCCGTGGTCAACGGCGACCGGGTCCGCCCGCTGCCGATGGCGCTGGGCCACGAGGCGGTGGGTGTGGTCCAGGAGGCCGGCCCCGGTGTGCGCCGCTTCTCCCCCGGCGACCACGTGGCTCTGGTCTTCGTCCCGAGCTGCGGTTTCTGCGCGGACTGCGCGGCGGGCCGCCCCGCCCTGTGCGCGCAGGCGGCCGCGGCGAACGGTTCGGGAGGTCTGCTGCACGGTCCCTCGCTCCTGACGGACGCCGCGGGCCGGACGGTCCACCACCAGCTCGGCGTGTCCGCGTTCTCCGAACACGCGGTGCTGGCCCAGGAGTCACTGGTCCCGATCCCGAAGGACGTGCCGTTCGCCGTCGCCTCGATGTTCGGCTGCGCGGTCCTCACGGGCGCGGGCGCGGTCATCAACACGGCGGCCCTGCGGCCCGGTCAGTCCGCCGTCGTGTACGGCCTCGGTGGCGTCGGCCTCTCCGCGGTCCTGGGCGCCCGTGCGGCCGGGGCGTACCCGGTCGTCGCGGTCGACCCGGTGGCGGAGAAGCGTGAGCTGGCCCTGCGGCTGGGCGCGACCCACGCGTACGCCCCCGAGGAGGCGATGGCTGCCGTGCGCGAACTGACGGGCGGCGGAGCCGAGTTGGCGGTCGAGGCGGTGGGCAGCCCGCGGGTGATGGCGGACGCCCTGGCGGCCGTCGCCCGCGGCGGCAGGGTCGTCTCGGTGGGTCTGCCCGCCCCGGACCGCGTCCTGGAGGTCCCGGCCCTGGCCTTCGCGGGCGAGGGCAAGTCCCTGCTCGGCTCGTACATGGGTGACGCGGTTCCGCGCCGGGACATCCCGCGGTTCCTGGACCTGTGGCGGGCGGGCCTGATGCCGGTGGAGCTGATGCACACGGGCACGCTGCCGCTGACCGGCATCAACGACGCGATGGAGGAGCTGGCCTCGGGCCGGGCGATCCGTCAGGTGATCGACACATCGGGCCTGCTGGGGAGTTGA
- a CDS encoding putative quinol monooxygenase, which yields MSYVIVARYRTKPGEEDTVLPLLDTMAAASRQEPGNLAYRVHQGIEDPRAIVLYEEYATEADFTAHCATPHFQDIVLGQVVPLLESRDVLRCAPREQVRA from the coding sequence GTGAGTTACGTGATCGTCGCCCGCTACCGCACCAAGCCCGGCGAGGAGGACACCGTCCTGCCCCTCCTCGACACGATGGCCGCCGCCTCCCGCCAGGAGCCCGGCAACCTCGCCTACCGGGTCCACCAGGGCATCGAGGACCCCCGCGCGATCGTGCTGTACGAGGAGTACGCCACCGAGGCCGACTTCACCGCGCACTGCGCGACCCCGCACTTCCAGGACATCGTGCTCGGCCAGGTCGTCCCGCTGCTGGAGAGCCGCGACGTGCTGCGCTGCGCCCCGCGTGAGCAGGTGCGGGCATGA
- a CDS encoding glycerol-3-phosphate responsive antiterminator — protein sequence MTPSPSRFSAPLDPRLASAFAEVPVIASVVGTQPLRQFLTAPAKVCILASFAVGQLPQVVPALGRAGKTVFVNVDSSPGLAQDRGALEFIKNMGAHGVVSTRLSLIEKGRPLGLLTMMKVFVTDRSNLRRSTDAISRGAPDLVEIMPAPIIGRMTAQAQRAMSPSVAAGFVETPADVALALALGSAAAATSDPRLWHLRRDQLPPVPPSALKRPAAPQE from the coding sequence ATGACCCCTTCCCCGTCCCGGTTCAGCGCCCCGCTCGATCCCCGGCTCGCCTCGGCCTTCGCCGAGGTGCCGGTGATCGCGTCGGTCGTCGGCACCCAGCCGCTGCGGCAGTTCCTGACCGCACCGGCGAAGGTGTGCATCCTCGCGTCGTTCGCGGTGGGGCAGCTGCCCCAGGTCGTGCCGGCGCTGGGCCGGGCGGGGAAGACCGTGTTCGTGAACGTGGACAGCAGCCCCGGTCTCGCGCAGGACCGGGGCGCGCTGGAGTTCATCAAGAACATGGGCGCGCACGGCGTGGTGAGCACCCGGCTCTCCCTGATAGAGAAGGGCCGCCCGCTCGGCCTGCTGACCATGATGAAGGTGTTCGTCACCGACCGGTCCAACCTGCGCCGTTCCACGGACGCGATCTCCCGCGGGGCGCCGGACCTGGTCGAGATCATGCCCGCCCCGATCATCGGCCGGATGACCGCGCAGGCACAGCGCGCGATGTCCCCGTCGGTCGCCGCGGGCTTCGTGGAAACCCCCGCGGACGTGGCGCTCGCCCTGGCCCTCGGATCGGCCGCGGCCGCCACCTCCGACCCCCGCCTCTGGCATCTGCGCCGGGACCAGCTTCCGCCGGTTCCGCCGTCCGCCCTCAAGAGGCCCGCCGCACCACAGGAGTAG